One segment of Labrus mixtus chromosome 10, fLabMix1.1, whole genome shotgun sequence DNA contains the following:
- the LOC132981768 gene encoding septin-8-A-like isoform X1, with protein sequence MAANEVDVFANEEKRNLELRGHVGFDSLPDQLVSKSVAQGFCFNILCVGETGIGKSTLMNTLFNTIFENEEISHYEKEVQLRPQTYNLQESNVNLKLTVVHTVGFGDQLNKEESFKPILEYIDAQFEKYLEEELKIKRSLFNCHDTRIHICLYFISPNGHSLKSLDLVTMKKLDSKVNIIPVIAKADTVSKSELDKLKIKIMSELVSNGVQIYQFPTEDEAVAEINSSMNTHLPFAVVGSVEDVKVGNKMVKARLYPWGSVQVENESHCDFVKLREMLLRVNMEDLREQTHARHYELYRRCKLEEMGFKDTDPDSTSFSLQETYEAKRKEFLVDLQRKEEEMRQMFVNKVKETEAELKEKEKELHERFEQLKRMHQEEKKNLEEKRRELEEEMNAFNRRKVAAETLMGQALQGCSQPFKKDKDKKNFFSLPSACSLTSGRNLN encoded by the exons ATGGCGGCCAATGAGGTTGATGTTTTCGCA AATGAAGAAAAGCGAAACCTGGAGCTCAGAGGCCATGTGGGCTTCGACAGTCTCCCTGATCAGTTGGTCAGCAAGTCAGTTGCTCAGGGATTCTGCTTCAACATCCTCTGCGTAG GTGAAACTGGAATTGGCAAGTCCACATTAATGAACACACTTTTCAATACAATATTTGAAAACGAGGAAATCAGCCACTATGAGAAAGAGGTACAGCTACGCCCGCAAACGTACAATCTGCAGGAGAGCAATGTGAACCTGAAGCTGACCGTTGTTCACACTGTGGGGTTCGGAGACCAGCTCAACAAAGAGGAAAG CTTTAAACCCATTCTTGAGTATATTGATGCCCAGTTTGAAAAGTATCTGGAAGAGGAGCTGAAAATTAAACGCTCCCTGTTTAACTGCCATGACACAAGAATCCACATCTGCCTGTATTTCATCTCACCCAATGGACATTCCCTGAAGTCCCTGGACCTCGTCACGATGAAGAAATTGGACAGCAAG GTGAACATCATCCCTGTTATTGCAAAGGCAGACACAGTATCCAAGAGTGAACTGGACAAATTAAAGATCAAGATAATGAGCGAGCTGGTCAGTAATGGAGTGCAAATATATCAGTTCCCCACAGAGGATGAAGCTGTCGCAGAGATCAACTCCTCCATGAAT ACACATCTACCCTTTGCTGTGGTTGGAAGTGTAGAAGACGTCAAAGTTGGCAACAAAATGGTGAAAGCGAGGCTGTACCCCTGGGGTTCAGTACAGG tcgaAAATGAAAGTCATTGCGATTTTGTGAAGCTGAGGGAGATGCTGCTGCGTGTGAACATGGAGGATCTCCGAGAGCAGACACATGCTCGACATTATGAGCTCTACCGCCGCTGCAAGCTGGAAGAGATGGGCTTCAAGGACACAGACCCGGACAGCACGTCGTTCAG TCTTCAGGAGACGTACGAAGCCAAGAGGAAGGAGTTCCTTGTAGATCTGCAGCgcaaagaggaagaaatgagACAGATGTTTGTCAACAAAGTGAAGGAGACAGAAGCagagctgaaagaaaaagagaaagag CTACACGAGAGGTTTGAGCAGCTGAAGCGAATGCAccaggaagaaaagaaaaatctggaggagaaaagacgagaactggaggaggagatgaatgCCTTCAATAGAAGAAAGGTTGCAGCGGAGACACTGATGGGACAGGCCCTCCAAGGCTGCTCACAACCATTCAAGAAGGACAAGGACAAGAAGAA CTTCTTTAGTCTACCATCCGCGTGCTCCTTAACTTCAGGAAGGAATTTGAATTAG
- the gdf9 gene encoding growth/differentiation factor 9: MEKQMLMSAVLCYFRTFVLLLVLTCCSPLVRSSLGASSVLHNLRDLTYPYGTIFSPLLKSLSEHGGSRWNPDLRKKMKPEQKYIKYLTEVYKKSPRVQRSLGKNKFYNTVRLIKPQDECLAQKENFKQDLSYSLDQVRRKERLLKSTLLYNLDRDLASPVNSVCYLSVKEQELSDQCQLCPAARLSVNLTASTDRRGNWVEVDVTSFLQPILQIQRKTLHLLINVTCPEEETVRGEGSNGPYKFTLGSPLLLLYLNDASNIAHQRLLVSAKEGQKPATAANTLPQQGAYRPEQRIGRKRRWKRESPKSKRGEKSVDFHLPELLPSSEFPTSDCALYDFRVRFSQLKLDQWIVYPPKYNPRYCRGICPNTVGFIYGSPRHTMVQNLIYEKLDSSVPRPSCVPSHYSPLSVMIFEKDGSYVYKEITDMVATRCTCR; encoded by the exons ATGGAAAAACAAATGCTGATGTCAGCTGTTCTTTGTTATTTTCGCACGTTTGTCTTGCTGCTGGTGTTAACCTGTTGCTCCCCGTTGGTGAGGTCTTCTCTGGGAGCTTCCAGTGTGCTACACAATCTGAGGGATTTGACGTACCCTTATGGCACTATCTTCTCCCCGCTGCTCAAATCCCTGTCAGAGCACGGAGGGTCGAGGTGGAACCCGGACCTGAGGAAAAAGATGAAACCTGAGCAAAAGTACATCAAATATCTGACAGAGGTTTACAAGAAGTCTCCAAGAGTACAGCGGAGTTTGGGCAAGAATAAATTCTACAACACTGTCCGATTGATCAAACCTCAAGATGAATGTCTGGCACAAAAAG AGAATTTCAAGCAGGATCTTTCCTACAGCCTTGATCAAGTAAGAAGAAAAGAACGGCTCCTGAAGTCAACCCTTCTCTACAATTTAGACCGAGACCTTGCTTCACCTGTCAACTCTGTGTGCTACCTGAGTGTCAAGGAGCAGGAGCTCTCCGACCAGTGTCAGCTGTGTCCCGCTGCCCGACTATCTGTAAACCTCACAGCCAGCACAGACAGGAGGGGAAACTGGGTGGAGGTCGACGTGACCTCGTTTCTCCAGCCCATCTTAcagatacaaagaaaaacattacatCTGCTCATCAACGTCACCTGCCCAGAGGAAGAAACAGTCAGAGGTGAAGGGAGCAATGGCCCATATAAGTTCACCCTGGGTTCTCCTCTTCTGCTTCTATATCTCAATGACGCCAGCAACATTGCCCACCAGAGGTTACTGGTCAGCGCCAAAGAAGGTCAAAAGCCAGCCACTGCAGCTAACACACTTCCACAGCAGGGGGCTTACAGACCAGAACAGAGGATCGGGCGGAAAAGAAGGTGGAAGAGAGAGTCTCCAAAGAGCAAGAGAGGTGAAAAAAGTGTGGATTTCCATTTGCCTGAACTTCTTCCCAGCTCTGAATTCCCAACCAGTGACTGTGCCTTGTACGATTTCAGGGTGCGATTCAGCCAGCTCAAACTAGATCAGTGGATTGTTTACCCACCAAAGTACAACCCCAGGTACTGCAGAGGCATCTGCCCAAATACCGTGGGCTTCATCTACGGCTCACCCCGCCACACGATGGTGCAGAACCTCATCTATGAGAAGCTCGACTCCTCCGTGCCCCGGCCCTCATGTGTGCCGTCCCACTACAGCCCCTTGAGTGTCATGATCTTTGAGAAGGACGGCTCCTATGTCTACAAGGAGATTACAGACATGGTGGCAACCAGGTGCACATGTCGCTAA
- the ccng1 gene encoding cyclin-G1 — protein MIDTVTGAQPFAVQLKAMTDLEGRYQPKLSGLRLIEGSQDNGLRMTTRLRELEVKDLLSLTRFFGFSSDTFSLAISLLDRFLSVMKIQPKHLSCVGLCCFYIAVKSSEEEKNVPMANDLIRISQNRFTVSDMMRMEKIIMEKLYWKVKAPTALRFLRLFHSHIQEQLDAESKTILSLERLEAQLKACHCSFVFSKIKPSLLAMALLCFEAEEQYDPEHTNNIQEAIKSVQKLLNIRDGDLVCVRELVGKCLAEYATTKCSRPNTQRLRWTISGRTARQLKHSYYKITHLPTIPESAC, from the exons ATGATTGACACAGTAACCGGAGCACAGCCATTTGCTGTTCAGCTGAAGGCCATGACTGATCTGGAGGGCAGATACCAACCGAAACTCAGTGGCTTAAGGCTCATTGAGGGCTCCCAGGACAATGGCCTCAGAATGACTACCAGATTGAGGGAGCTGGAGGTGAAGGACCTGCTGTCTCTGACCAGGTTCTTTGGTTTCAGCTCGGACACCTTCTCACTAGCCATCAGCTTGCTAGATCGATTCCTCTCTGTAATGAAG ATTCAACCAAAACACCTGTCCTGTGTGGGCCTGTGCTGCTTCTACATTGCAGTGAAGTCctcagaagaggagaagaatgtGCCTATGGCCAACGACCTGATCCGCATCAGTCAGAATCGCTTTACAGTGTCGGATATGATGAGGATGGAGAAGATAATCATGGAGAAGCTCTACTGGAAAGTGAAGGCTCCCACAGCCCTCCGCTTTCTCCGCCTCTTTCACAGCCACATCCAGGAGCAGCTCGATGCTGAGAG CAAGACGATCCTGAGCCTTGAGAGACTAGAAGCTCAACTGAAAGCCTGTCACTGCTCATTTGTCTTCTCCAAAATAAAG ccatCTCTGCTTGCCATGGCTCTCCTTTGTTTTGAGGCTGAGGAACAATATGACCCTGAGCACACTAACAACATACAAGAAGCCATTAAAAGTGTGCAGAAGCTTCTAAAT ATAAGAGATGGGGACCTGGTTTGTGTGCGAGAGCTGGTTGGAAAATGCCTGGCTGAATATGCCACCACCAAGTGCTCCAGGCCCAACACCCAGAGGCTCCGCTGGACTATTTCAGGAAGAACTGCACGCCAGCTGAAGCACAGCTACTACAAGATTACTCATCTTCCAACCATACCCGAGTCAGCTTGTTAA
- the LOC132981768 gene encoding septin-8-A-like isoform X2 produces MAANEVDVFANEEKRNLELRGHVGFDSLPDQLVSKSVAQGFCFNILCVGETGIGKSTLMNTLFNTIFENEEISHYEKEVQLRPQTYNLQESNVNLKLTVVHTVGFGDQLNKEESFKPILEYIDAQFEKYLEEELKIKRSLFNCHDTRIHICLYFISPNGHSLKSLDLVTMKKLDSKVNIIPVIAKADTVSKSELDKLKIKIMSELVSNGVQIYQFPTEDEAVAEINSSMNTHLPFAVVGSVEDVKVGNKMVKARLYPWGSVQVENESHCDFVKLREMLLRVNMEDLREQTHARHYELYRRCKLEEMGFKDTDPDSTSFSLQETYEAKRKEFLVDLQRKEEEMRQMFVNKVKETEAELKEKEKELHERFEQLKRMHQEEKKNLEEKRRELEEEMNAFNRRKVAAETLMGQALQGCSQPFKKDKDKKN; encoded by the exons ATGGCGGCCAATGAGGTTGATGTTTTCGCA AATGAAGAAAAGCGAAACCTGGAGCTCAGAGGCCATGTGGGCTTCGACAGTCTCCCTGATCAGTTGGTCAGCAAGTCAGTTGCTCAGGGATTCTGCTTCAACATCCTCTGCGTAG GTGAAACTGGAATTGGCAAGTCCACATTAATGAACACACTTTTCAATACAATATTTGAAAACGAGGAAATCAGCCACTATGAGAAAGAGGTACAGCTACGCCCGCAAACGTACAATCTGCAGGAGAGCAATGTGAACCTGAAGCTGACCGTTGTTCACACTGTGGGGTTCGGAGACCAGCTCAACAAAGAGGAAAG CTTTAAACCCATTCTTGAGTATATTGATGCCCAGTTTGAAAAGTATCTGGAAGAGGAGCTGAAAATTAAACGCTCCCTGTTTAACTGCCATGACACAAGAATCCACATCTGCCTGTATTTCATCTCACCCAATGGACATTCCCTGAAGTCCCTGGACCTCGTCACGATGAAGAAATTGGACAGCAAG GTGAACATCATCCCTGTTATTGCAAAGGCAGACACAGTATCCAAGAGTGAACTGGACAAATTAAAGATCAAGATAATGAGCGAGCTGGTCAGTAATGGAGTGCAAATATATCAGTTCCCCACAGAGGATGAAGCTGTCGCAGAGATCAACTCCTCCATGAAT ACACATCTACCCTTTGCTGTGGTTGGAAGTGTAGAAGACGTCAAAGTTGGCAACAAAATGGTGAAAGCGAGGCTGTACCCCTGGGGTTCAGTACAGG tcgaAAATGAAAGTCATTGCGATTTTGTGAAGCTGAGGGAGATGCTGCTGCGTGTGAACATGGAGGATCTCCGAGAGCAGACACATGCTCGACATTATGAGCTCTACCGCCGCTGCAAGCTGGAAGAGATGGGCTTCAAGGACACAGACCCGGACAGCACGTCGTTCAG TCTTCAGGAGACGTACGAAGCCAAGAGGAAGGAGTTCCTTGTAGATCTGCAGCgcaaagaggaagaaatgagACAGATGTTTGTCAACAAAGTGAAGGAGACAGAAGCagagctgaaagaaaaagagaaagag CTACACGAGAGGTTTGAGCAGCTGAAGCGAATGCAccaggaagaaaagaaaaatctggaggagaaaagacgagaactggaggaggagatgaatgCCTTCAATAGAAGAAAGGTTGCAGCGGAGACACTGATGGGACAGGCCCTCCAAGGCTGCTCACAACCATTCAAGAAGGACAAGGACAAGAAGAA TTGA
- the nudcd2 gene encoding nudC domain-containing protein 2 yields MSVHFEEKSGVVPCKTPWGSWYQTMEEVFIEVNVPHGTSAKEVKCRLGSRDIELHVRGNEIFKGRLFDTTMSDEATWTLEDKCLIRIILMKTNREAGNCWSSLLEGEYCANAWVQDQMQRKLTLERFQRENPGFDFSGAEISGNFAGGGPDFSSLQK; encoded by the exons ATGTCTGTGCACTTTGAGGAGAAGAGCGGGGTCGTCCCCTGTAAGACTCCGTGGGGGTCCTGGTACCAGACTATGGAGGAGGTTTTCATCGAAGTCAACGTGCCCCACGGGACCTCTGCTAAAGAGGTCAAGTGTCGTTTGGGATCCAGAGACATCGAGCTGCATGTCAGAGGCAATGAAATATTCAAG GGCAGGTTGTTTGACACAACCATGTCTGACGAGGCCACATGGACACTAG aGGACAAGTGTCTAATCCGGATCATATtgatgaagacaaacagagaggcaggaaaCTGCTGGTCGTCCCTGCTGGAGGGAGAGTACTGTGCAAATGCCTGGGTCCAGGACCAGATGCAGAGAAAGCTCACTCTGGAAAGGTTCCAGCGGGAG AATCCTGGATTTGACTTCAGCGGTGCAGAGATCTCTGGGAATTTTGCAGGTGGTGGTCCGGACTTCTCCAGCTTACAGAAGTGA
- the LOC132981790 gene encoding cytochrome b-c1 complex subunit 8, producing MGKHFGDLAKIRHVITYSLSPFEQRAFPNYFSKGIPNVWRRFTSSFFKVAPPMSLMYLTYTWGNSVHQQGKRKNPVQYENDE from the exons ATGGGTAAACACTTCGGAGACTTGGCCAAGATCAGGCATGTGATCACATACAGTCTGTCGCCCTTTGAGCAGAGGGCTTTCCCCAACTACTTCTCCAAGGGAATCCCCAACGTGTGGAGAAGATTCACATCCTCTTTCTTCAAAGTTGCCCCTC CGATGTCGCTCATGTACCTGACATACACCTGGGGCAACAGTGTCCATCAGCAGGGCAAGAGGAAGAACCCTGTTCAGTATGAAAATGATGAATGA
- the sowahab gene encoding ankyrin repeat domain-containing protein SOWAHB: MALTQESILSFLLEQGGKAKNAELVNNFRSEISCSDPAEKQHNRDLFKKLVNSVAVVKQIEGVKFVVVKKRYQDFVKEVAHDASQMDDSFTSQNTSFSHISPTHRAESARIIYSDIENNNMCFPAHSNGNNYRDAKHTCAETTTVKVLNISGDQGSKARTSGAVFAVIAVKSPQRDPVPEARDGLYPQVRQSNTLVSKVFKPSVQNLKFRAREKGAQSDPLCLKNRQAEDTQPQVFPHVRSENKTTRQGDDVKYSECVPLEPLAHEWLVKCATGLWGQIHGLLLQDTRLAQKKDFISGFTALHWAAKDGNSEMIHKLLNISRKKGTYVNINSKTHGGYTPLHVAAIHGHTEVMVLLVQSYGANVNERDNDGKKALHYLGRGVSAEVRALLGGGQQSKYKEKTEDEDYRGQPKSFNTISKLFQPHMGKKQKTIPKYAQDW; this comes from the coding sequence ATGGCTTTGACCCAAGAATcgattttgtcttttttgctgGAGCAGGGAGGCAAAGCGAAGAACGCGGAGCTGGTGAACAATTTCAGGAGTGAGATCAGCTGCAGTGATCCCGCGGAAAAGCAGCACAATAGAGACCTTTTCAAGAAGTTGGTGAACAGCGTCGCTGTGGTGAAACAGATCGAAGGGGTGAAGTTTGTGGTGGTGAAGAAAAGGTATCAGGACTTTGTAAAGGAGGTAGCGCACGATGCGTCGCAGATGGACGATAGTTTCACGAGCCAGAATACGAGCTTTTCGCACATTAGCCCTACACATCGAGCAGAGTCGGCCAGAATAATTTATTCGGACATTGAGAACAATAATATGTGCTTTCCTGCACACTCAAATGGCAACAATTACAGAGACGCCAAGCATACATGTGCGGAAACAACCACCGTAAAAGTCCTGAATATCTCTGGAGATCAGGGGAGCAAAGCGAGGACTTCTGGAGCTGTGTTTGCTGTCATAGCGGTTAAATCCCCACAGAGAGACCCTGTCCCAGAGGCTCGGGATGGATTATACCCCCAAGTGCGTCAGTCTAACACGTTGGTGAGCAAAGTTTTCAAACCATCGGTGCAAAATCTGAAATTTAGAGCTCGCGAGAAGGGTGCTCAAAGTGACCccctgtgtttgaaaaacagacaggcagaggaCACGCAGCCCCAAGTTTTTCCTCATGTGAGGTCCGAAAACAAGACCACTAGGCAGGGTGATGATGTTAAGTATTCTGAGTGTGTGCCTCTTGAGCCACTTGCACACGAGTGGTTGGTAAAGTGTGCTACAGGGCTGTGGGGACAGATCCAtggtctgctgctgcaggacacaCGGTTAGCACAGAAGAAAGACTTCATTTCAGGGTTCACAGCTCTTCACTGGGCTGCAAAGGACGGCAACAGCGAGATGATACACAAGCTCTTGAATATCTCAAGGAAAAAGGGCACTTATGTGAACATCAACAGCAAAACACACGGAGGGTACACACCTCTACATGTTGCGGCCATACACGGCCACACTGAAGTGATGGTTCTGCTTGTGCAAAGTTATGGAGCCAATGTAAATGAAAGAGATAATGATGGTAAGAAGGCCCTTCACTACCTGGGCAGAGGGGTGTCAGCTGAGGTCAGAGCACTTTTAGGAGGAGGGCAGCAGAGCAAGTATAAGGAGAAGACGGAGGATGAAGACTACAGAGGGCAGCCGAAGAGCTTTAACACTATTAGTAAACTATTCCAGCCTCACATGGggaagaaacaaaagacaattCCTAAGTATGCTCAGGACTGGTGA